Proteins encoded within one genomic window of Verrucomicrobiia bacterium:
- a CDS encoding DUF2950 domain-containing protein: MKFSKQIFQPATLLATVAALSIGFSPLNSAAADDSSTKPDGRKFPSPDEAIQALRTAAESKDEGALREIFGPQFKELLTGDKVQDAQNAQKFANVMAEGCSPVTEGDKVTLEIGTNHWPLPIPLVKVNDQWQFDTAAGKEEIINRHVGKDELSAIGVCRAYVKAQQQFASANQNTYAEKFKSSAGKKDGLYWHAADGEPESPFGPLVAEAHAEGYTSHLRPHPFHGYYFHILTRQGEAAPGGKMNYVSDGKLTGGFALIAYPEKWDQSGVMTFIVNQDGKIYQRNLGEDTLHLARDIKEYNPDSQWTLVEDEGIADAATEK; the protein is encoded by the coding sequence ATGAAATTCTCCAAACAAATTTTTCAACCTGCCACTCTCCTCGCCACCGTCGCCGCTCTGAGCATCGGCTTTAGTCCGCTCAATTCAGCCGCAGCGGACGATTCCTCCACCAAACCCGACGGCCGTAAATTCCCTTCGCCGGACGAAGCCATCCAGGCGCTCCGCACCGCCGCCGAAAGCAAAGACGAAGGCGCCCTGCGCGAAATCTTCGGCCCGCAATTCAAAGAGCTTCTCACTGGCGATAAAGTTCAGGACGCGCAAAACGCGCAGAAGTTCGCGAATGTGATGGCCGAAGGTTGCAGTCCCGTTACCGAGGGCGACAAGGTCACGCTCGAAATCGGCACCAATCATTGGCCCTTGCCCATTCCGCTCGTGAAGGTCAATGACCAATGGCAATTCGATACCGCCGCCGGCAAAGAAGAAATCATCAACCGCCACGTCGGCAAAGATGAGTTGAGCGCCATAGGCGTTTGCCGCGCGTATGTAAAAGCGCAGCAACAATTCGCCAGCGCCAATCAAAACACTTACGCCGAAAAATTCAAAAGTTCGGCTGGCAAAAAGGATGGCTTGTATTGGCACGCTGCGGACGGCGAACCGGAAAGTCCGTTCGGCCCGCTCGTTGCGGAAGCGCATGCGGAAGGCTACACCTCACACCTGCGGCCGCATCCGTTTCACGGCTATTACTTTCACATCCTGACGCGCCAGGGCGAGGCCGCGCCCGGCGGAAAAATGAACTATGTTTCTGATGGCAAATTGACCGGCGGCTTCGCGCTCATTGCCTATCCCGAAAAGTGGGACCAATCGGGCGTTATGACCTTCATCGTCAACCAGGACGGCAAAATCTATCAGCGCAACTTGGGTGAAGACACCTTGCATCTCGCGCGCGACATCAAGGAATACAATCCCGACAGCCAATGGACCCTCGTCGAAGACGAAGGCATCGCCGACGCCGCGACTGAGAAATAA
- a CDS encoding TIM barrel protein, whose translation MKLRQVFLASFLVVAMALSARAAEPLGPEYRVGGFVVGCQAYMFHRFTAFEAMDKTVAAGGKVIELYPGQMLSPDEPTTKVLPTASDKTIEKLKTKAKQCGLLIVNFGVVDIPKDEAGAQQVFEFAKKLGARAITIEPTADQMDMIEKLVKEYNISAGIHCHPHRAAHPDYKLWDPNYVFSLVKGRDPRFGVCADVGHWTRSGVDAVAALKLFEGRVISVHLKDIPESGNPDSPDVVLGLGVTNVRGILRELHRQKFDGNISIEYERDWANSVPDIAQCIGYVRGFADAEDSK comes from the coding sequence ATGAAACTCCGGCAGGTTTTTCTCGCTTCGTTTTTGGTGGTGGCGATGGCGCTTAGCGCTCGCGCCGCTGAACCGCTCGGCCCGGAATATCGCGTCGGTGGTTTCGTGGTCGGTTGCCAGGCTTACATGTTTCATCGCTTCACCGCTTTTGAAGCGATGGACAAAACCGTCGCGGCTGGCGGCAAGGTGATCGAGTTGTATCCCGGGCAAATGCTAAGTCCCGATGAGCCTACGACCAAGGTGCTGCCCACCGCTTCGGACAAGACGATTGAGAAATTAAAAACGAAAGCGAAACAGTGCGGCTTGCTCATCGTCAACTTCGGCGTGGTGGATATTCCGAAGGACGAAGCAGGCGCGCAGCAGGTGTTTGAATTCGCCAAAAAACTTGGCGCGCGCGCGATCACTATCGAGCCCACGGCCGACCAGATGGACATGATCGAAAAGCTCGTCAAAGAATACAATATTTCCGCTGGAATTCATTGCCATCCGCATCGCGCCGCGCATCCTGATTATAAATTATGGGATCCGAATTATGTGTTCTCGCTCGTCAAAGGCCGGGATCCACGTTTTGGCGTGTGCGCGGACGTCGGACATTGGACGCGTTCCGGCGTGGACGCCGTCGCCGCGTTGAAACTTTTTGAAGGCCGCGTCATCAGCGTGCATTTGAAGGATATTCCCGAATCCGGCAATCCCGATTCTCCCGACGTCGTGCTCGGCCTCGGCGTGACGAATGTCCGCGGCATCCTCCGCGAATTGCATCGCCAAAAATTCGACGGCAATATTTCCATCGAATACGAACGCGACTGGGCCAACAGCGTGCCCGACATCGCGCAATGCATCGGCTACGTTCGCGGCTTTGCCGATGCGGAGGACAGCAAGTGA
- a CDS encoding YciI family protein, with the protein MKNQYILFFRDTSWTKGLSPEQIQTVLGEWKGWFEGLMSDGRAKAGHPLENTGKVISGKKGRVVADGPYAEAKEAVGGFFFLEVESMDEAVAIAKQCPGLDYGAIVEVRPVAAECPAMRHMQENQLAHAAA; encoded by the coding sequence ATGAAAAATCAATACATCCTGTTCTTCCGCGACACTAGCTGGACCAAAGGCCTTTCGCCGGAGCAAATTCAAACCGTTCTCGGCGAATGGAAAGGCTGGTTCGAAGGCCTGATGAGCGATGGCCGCGCCAAGGCCGGTCACCCCCTCGAAAACACCGGCAAAGTTATCTCCGGCAAAAAAGGCCGCGTCGTCGCCGACGGTCCTTATGCCGAAGCCAAGGAAGCCGTCGGCGGTTTTTTCTTCCTCGAAGTCGAGAGCATGGACGAAGCCGTCGCCATCGCCAAGCAATGCCCCGGCCTCGATTACGGCGCCATCGTTGAAGTGCGCCCCGTCGCCGCGGAATGCCCCGCGATGCGGCACATGCAGGAAAACCAGCTCGCGCACGCCGCGGCTTGA
- a CDS encoding VOC family protein, with translation MSKSTKPSASIIWFEIPADDMNRAKKFYSSLFGWKINPIPNMDSYWHIDTGGPDPTPDGGMMQRKCPEQSITNYVLVPSVTTAAKKVTKLGGKVIMEKTVVPNMGCFAVCQDTENNTFALWEIAKGMKKKK, from the coding sequence ATGAGCAAATCCACGAAACCATCGGCCAGCATCATCTGGTTTGAAATCCCGGCGGACGATATGAATCGCGCCAAGAAATTCTACAGCTCACTCTTCGGCTGGAAGATCAATCCCATCCCCAACATGGACAGCTACTGGCACATTGATACCGGCGGCCCCGACCCCACGCCCGACGGCGGCATGATGCAGCGCAAATGCCCCGAGCAATCCATCACCAATTACGTTCTCGTCCCCTCCGTCACCACCGCTGCCAAAAAAGTTACCAAACTCGGCGGCAAAGTGATCATGGAAAAAACCGTCGTCCCCAACATGGGCTGTTTTGCCGTCTGTCAGGACACCGAGAACAACACCTTCGCCCTTTGGGAAATCGCCAAGGGCATGAAAAAGAAAAAATAA
- a CDS encoding toprim domain-containing protein: protein MGTLIIVEGFASVWWLTQMGFPNVVALMGWVMSEEQATIIKKLVLPGGRVFAIPDGDDSGRRCALSLFEHDLGAERFLQWLKLDEGKQPTDYPGGWYREKIG from the coding sequence GTGGGTACTCTTATCATTGTGGAGGGTTTCGCTTCGGTCTGGTGGCTTACCCAAATGGGATTTCCCAATGTAGTAGCTCTCATGGGCTGGGTCATGAGCGAAGAACAAGCCACAATAATCAAAAAGCTTGTTCTTCCTGGCGGACGAGTATTTGCCATTCCAGATGGAGATGATTCAGGCCGGCGATGCGCTCTGAGCTTATTTGAGCACGATCTGGGCGCAGAGCGATTCCTTCAATGGTTGAAGCTCGATGAGGGAAAACAGCCGACCGACTATCCTGGTGGGTGGTATCGAGAAAAAATCGGGTAA
- a CDS encoding arabinan endo-1,5-alpha-L-arabinosidase — protein MRFSRNIHPYQRALFLVFVAVMALSSVANAQTNAVKRESGNLTAVLPLEKSASRGIVTRDPSDIVQCKDEYWVFYTGRGVPSYHSKDLVKWERGPAVFKTAPEWIATTVPENHNLSCWAPDIMKVGNRYLLYYAVSTMGKITSGIGLATNATLDPSDPAYHWTDEGVVVRTQKGDDYNAIDPSVFLDTDGALWLTFGSYWSGIKLIQLDPKTGKRIVPDSRMYSLAYNESIEASYLCKHDDYYYLFVNWGSCCQGPRSTYNIRIGRSKKITGPYLDKAGVDMLHSGGSVFLDTDNGPLIGPGHAGTLNAEGRNWFTSDFEGDIRMNGKATLAIMPLKWNADGWPEATVNDVQSANSGEPASK, from the coding sequence ATGAGATTCAGCCGAAATATTCATCCATACCAACGCGCGCTGTTTTTGGTGTTCGTCGCCGTGATGGCGCTTTCGTCCGTGGCCAATGCGCAGACCAATGCCGTGAAACGGGAGTCGGGAAACTTGACTGCGGTTTTGCCTCTGGAAAAATCGGCGAGCCGGGGCATTGTCACGCGCGATCCGTCCGACATCGTCCAGTGCAAGGATGAATATTGGGTCTTTTACACGGGGCGGGGCGTGCCGTCTTATCATTCCAAGGATTTGGTGAAGTGGGAACGCGGGCCGGCGGTATTCAAAACGGCGCCGGAATGGATCGCCACCACGGTTCCCGAAAACCACAACCTGTCCTGCTGGGCGCCCGACATCATGAAAGTCGGCAATCGGTATCTGCTTTATTATGCCGTTTCGACGATGGGAAAAATAACTTCCGGCATCGGTCTTGCCACGAATGCGACCTTGGACCCAAGCGATCCGGCGTATCATTGGACGGATGAAGGTGTCGTCGTGCGGACGCAAAAGGGTGACGACTACAACGCGATTGATCCATCGGTGTTTCTCGATACGGACGGCGCCTTGTGGCTGACATTTGGTTCGTATTGGAGCGGTATCAAACTGATTCAACTAGATCCTAAAACCGGCAAACGCATCGTGCCGGATTCGCGGATGTATTCACTGGCTTACAACGAATCCATCGAGGCTTCTTATCTGTGCAAGCATGATGACTACTATTATCTTTTTGTGAATTGGGGTTCCTGCTGCCAGGGTCCCAGGAGTACTTACAATATTCGCATCGGGCGGAGCAAGAAGATCACCGGGCCGTACCTGGACAAAGCTGGCGTGGATATGTTGCATAGCGGCGGCAGCGTATTTCTGGATACGGACAACGGGCCGTTAATCGGACCGGGACATGCGGGCACTCTGAACGCGGAAGGCAGAAATTGGTTCACTTCGGATTTTGAAGGCGATATTCGAATGAATGGCAAAGCCACGCTGGCGATCATGCCTTTGAAATGGAATGCGGACGGCTGGCCGGAGGCGACGGTGAATGATGTCCAATCGGCAAACTCTGGGGAACCTGCGTCCAAGTAA
- a CDS encoding sigma-70 family RNA polymerase sigma factor, with protein MHAPAAVDSPPSGDISRVVEHLFRHESARLVATLTGIFGIENLQLAEDVVQEALARALQTWPYYGVPKNPAAWLMQVSRNLALDVVRREKNFRSKETQIVTFMERSPAPGGESAFQEQDLKDDHLRMMFVCCHPLVPADAQVALALKTLCGFSIAEISRAFLTSEAAIAKRLTRARQKIRDVQVPFEIPARGELSRRLDGVLQTLYLLFNEGYKASSGERLVREELCHEAIRLATLLSEHAAGNCPRTHALLALMFLNAARLSTRLDVAGNLLRLQEQDRLQWDQPMLARGMFHFAQSAAGGEVTEYHLQAGIAACHCAASDYESTDWPQILSLYDHLIGFDDSPVVALNRAVALANVCGPGEGIAAINAIADRRSLEDYYLLYAVLGELEFRCEHFAAAAAHLKKSITLAEIKSEKIFLTRRLHTCEKQLQP; from the coding sequence ATGCATGCTCCCGCAGCCGTAGATTCGCCACCATCCGGGGATATTTCCCGGGTGGTGGAACATCTTTTCCGCCATGAATCCGCCCGGCTCGTCGCCACGCTGACCGGCATCTTCGGCATCGAAAATCTGCAACTCGCCGAGGACGTCGTCCAGGAAGCGCTCGCGCGCGCCCTGCAAACCTGGCCGTATTATGGCGTGCCAAAAAATCCCGCCGCGTGGCTCATGCAAGTCTCGCGCAATCTCGCCCTCGACGTCGTCCGGCGCGAAAAAAATTTCCGCAGCAAGGAGACCCAAATCGTCACGTTCATGGAGCGCAGTCCCGCGCCCGGCGGCGAATCTGCTTTTCAGGAACAGGACCTCAAGGACGATCATTTGCGCATGATGTTCGTCTGCTGCCATCCGCTCGTTCCCGCCGACGCGCAGGTGGCGCTCGCGTTGAAGACGCTTTGCGGTTTCAGCATCGCCGAAATCAGCCGCGCGTTTTTGACCAGCGAAGCCGCCATCGCGAAACGCCTCACGCGCGCGCGTCAAAAAATTCGCGATGTCCAGGTGCCCTTTGAAATTCCCGCGCGCGGTGAATTATCCCGCCGCCTCGATGGCGTCCTGCAAACGCTTTATCTGCTTTTCAACGAAGGTTACAAGGCCTCCAGCGGCGAACGGCTCGTGCGCGAAGAGCTTTGCCACGAAGCGATCCGTCTCGCCACGCTGCTTTCCGAACACGCCGCGGGAAATTGCCCCCGTACACACGCTTTGCTCGCCTTGATGTTTTTGAACGCCGCGCGTTTGTCCACGCGCCTGGATGTCGCGGGAAATCTGCTGCGCCTTCAGGAACAGGATCGTCTGCAATGGGACCAGCCGATGCTCGCGCGCGGCATGTTTCACTTCGCGCAATCCGCCGCCGGCGGCGAAGTGACGGAATACCATCTGCAAGCGGGCATCGCCGCCTGTCATTGCGCCGCGAGCGATTATGAATCCACCGACTGGCCGCAAATTCTTTCGCTCTACGATCATCTCATCGGCTTCGACGATTCCCCCGTCGTCGCCCTCAACCGCGCCGTCGCGCTGGCCAACGTCTGCGGCCCCGGGGAAGGCATCGCCGCCATCAACGCCATCGCCGATCGCCGGTCGCTCGAAGATTATTATCTCCTCTACGCCGTGCTGGGCGAGTTGGAATTCCGCTGCGAACATTTCGCCGCCGCCGCCGCGCATCTAAAAAAATCCATCACCCTCGCCGAAATCAAATCCGAAAAAATCTTCCTCACCCGCCGCCTCCACACCTGCGAAAAACAACTCCAGCCATAA
- a CDS encoding AraC family transcriptional regulator, with product MTREAPFDLVSLFDFVEDVLAWVKDREGRYLWVNRTFLLNHTLAHPELDAGASEKNILGKTDYDLSPGFLADQFRLDDEYVLAGNRIVNRIERVGESPDAPAWNVTNKIPVRDAKGKIVGTAGITRVLNQPAPQSGANAGFSRVLEYIREHYASPITNEELAKVSGMSLRAFERQFLASFHLTPQKYLRKLRLRIATRALIYTEDSLSELALNCGFADQSHFAREFRRQFGRTPREYRRHYKNSAAVPGTKSAASAQ from the coding sequence ATGACACGCGAAGCGCCATTCGATCTCGTCTCACTTTTTGATTTCGTCGAGGACGTCCTCGCCTGGGTCAAAGACCGCGAAGGCCGCTACCTCTGGGTCAACCGCACCTTTCTACTGAACCACACCCTCGCCCATCCCGAACTCGATGCCGGCGCTTCCGAGAAAAACATCCTCGGCAAAACCGATTACGATCTTTCACCTGGCTTTCTCGCCGACCAATTCCGTCTCGATGACGAATACGTTCTCGCCGGCAACCGCATCGTCAATCGCATCGAACGCGTCGGCGAATCTCCCGATGCCCCCGCGTGGAACGTCACCAATAAAATTCCCGTCCGCGATGCCAAAGGAAAAATCGTCGGCACCGCCGGCATCACGCGCGTGCTCAATCAACCCGCCCCGCAATCCGGCGCCAATGCCGGTTTCAGCCGCGTGCTCGAATACATTCGCGAGCATTACGCCTCGCCCATCACCAATGAGGAACTCGCCAAGGTTTCCGGCATGTCCCTGCGCGCCTTCGAGCGGCAGTTCCTCGCCAGCTTTCATCTCACGCCGCAAAAATATTTGCGCAAACTTCGCCTGCGCATCGCCACGCGCGCGTTGATCTACACCGAGGATTCATTGTCTGAACTCGCGTTGAATTGCGGGTTCGCCGACCAGAGCCATTTCGCGCGCGAGTTCCGCCGTCAATTCGGCCGCACCCCGCGCGAATACCGCCGTCATTACAAAAACTCCGCTGCCGTTCCTGGCACAAAGTCTGCCGCTTCCGCGCAATAA
- a CDS encoding Gfo/Idh/MocA family oxidoreductase, producing MNQSRSKTKSGLTRRSFIRRTSATVAGFSIIPRYVLGGVGFVPPSEKVNIAIIGCGGQGRTNVRALFELPDAQIIAVADPVETQDLSDFYFKGNAGRIPVKDEIEKHFSAKTPNYKVTPYVDFRDLLAKEKSVDAILCATPDHLHAYVTVTAMRQGKHVYCEKPLTHNVWEARHVAKVAAETGVATQMGNQGHSGDFIRQTCEMIWDGCIGDVREVHAWTAATRWNKGLTGRPADDPTPAGVDWDLWLGPRAVRGYSHALNPVRWRDFWDFGTAPIGDFFCHNFDSACWALDLKKPSSIEASSAGPVDDYIAPAAGIYTYHFGARGKMPPVKFMWYEGGLKPSRPESMDLDDQFEGNGILFIGDKGAMTSPGWGGRSRLLPESADEAYKRPAPTLKRSKGHHREWLDACKGGPQAGSNFAYGAALTEVGLLGLVAMRVGKKVAWDSTAMKCTNAPEADKYLKETYRAGWEVPA from the coding sequence GTGAACCAATCTCGCAGCAAAACCAAAAGCGGCCTCACGCGCCGTTCGTTCATTCGCCGTACGTCCGCCACCGTTGCCGGCTTCTCCATCATTCCGCGTTATGTGCTGGGCGGCGTGGGTTTTGTTCCGCCGAGCGAAAAGGTGAACATCGCCATCATCGGTTGCGGCGGCCAAGGCCGCACAAATGTGCGCGCGCTATTTGAATTGCCCGACGCCCAAATCATTGCCGTCGCCGACCCCGTCGAGACGCAGGACTTGAGCGATTTTTATTTCAAAGGCAACGCGGGCCGTATTCCCGTCAAAGACGAGATCGAAAAACATTTTTCCGCTAAAACACCGAATTACAAAGTCACGCCCTACGTGGATTTTCGCGACTTGCTCGCCAAAGAAAAATCCGTGGACGCCATCCTCTGCGCGACACCCGATCATCTGCATGCCTATGTCACAGTCACGGCGATGCGCCAGGGCAAACATGTCTATTGCGAAAAACCACTGACGCACAATGTTTGGGAAGCGCGGCACGTCGCCAAAGTTGCGGCGGAAACCGGCGTCGCCACGCAAATGGGTAATCAGGGACACTCCGGCGATTTCATCCGCCAGACTTGCGAAATGATTTGGGACGGCTGCATCGGCGATGTCCGCGAAGTCCATGCCTGGACTGCCGCGACGCGTTGGAATAAAGGCCTCACTGGCCGTCCCGCGGATGACCCCACGCCCGCAGGTGTGGATTGGGATTTATGGCTCGGGCCACGCGCCGTCCGCGGTTACAGCCACGCGCTCAATCCGGTTCGCTGGCGCGATTTTTGGGATTTCGGCACCGCGCCTATCGGCGATTTTTTCTGCCACAACTTCGACTCCGCCTGTTGGGCGCTCGATCTAAAAAAACCGTCGAGCATCGAAGCGTCCTCCGCTGGCCCGGTGGATGATTACATCGCTCCCGCCGCGGGAATTTACACGTATCATTTCGGCGCGCGTGGCAAAATGCCGCCGGTAAAATTCATGTGGTACGAAGGCGGCTTGAAACCATCGCGCCCTGAAAGCATGGACCTCGACGATCAATTTGAGGGCAACGGAATTCTTTTCATTGGCGACAAAGGCGCGATGACCAGTCCCGGCTGGGGCGGCCGCTCACGCCTGCTTCCCGAAAGCGCAGACGAAGCTTACAAACGTCCCGCGCCAACCTTGAAACGCTCGAAAGGCCACCATCGCGAATGGCTCGACGCCTGCAAAGGCGGCCCGCAGGCGGGCTCGAACTTCGCCTATGGCGCGGCCTTGACCGAAGTCGGTTTGCTGGGCCTTGTCGCCATGCGTGTCGGCAAAAAAGTCGCGTGGGATTCCACCGCGATGAAATGCACCAACGCCCCCGAAGCCGATAAATATCTCAAGGAAACCTATCGCGCCGGCTGGGAAGTGCCCGCGTAA
- a CDS encoding sugar phosphate isomerase/epimerase family protein, translating to MKIGLYSITYLGCWYNGEALTLPELIVTAKKFGYDGVEIDGKRPHGNPLDWPKAKCQDLRRFADNTGVEILGVAANNDFSSPVPEVREAQICFMRELIRMTADMGAKDLRVFLAWWGITRHPKLASYDIPENNWPVLHEKFTEEEIWGWCREALIESAQYAREMGVTLALQNHKPLIRDHSDVLRMVREVNSPHLKVCLDAPLMPDKSLAAMREAARAVGKLQVMSHFGGEFDRNPDGSITGVDRIDGVVTGETNQYYRDFAKAMREIGYHGYTSYELCHQLPVVNGKTVGIEFADKNAQLAAEFMRTIIKEEYAKKPAQVLQPVGA from the coding sequence ATGAAAATCGGACTCTATAGCATCACTTACCTCGGCTGCTGGTACAACGGCGAAGCCCTCACCCTGCCTGAACTCATCGTCACGGCAAAAAAATTTGGCTACGACGGCGTCGAGATTGACGGCAAACGTCCGCACGGCAACCCGCTCGATTGGCCGAAAGCCAAGTGCCAGGATTTGCGCCGCTTCGCCGACAACACCGGAGTCGAAATTCTCGGAGTTGCCGCCAACAACGATTTCAGCAGTCCGGTTCCCGAGGTGCGCGAGGCCCAGATTTGTTTCATGCGCGAATTGATCCGCATGACCGCCGACATGGGCGCAAAAGACCTGCGCGTATTTCTCGCGTGGTGGGGAATCACGCGCCACCCGAAACTTGCGAGCTACGACATTCCCGAAAATAATTGGCCCGTGCTGCACGAAAAATTTACCGAAGAGGAAATTTGGGGTTGGTGCCGCGAAGCTTTGATCGAGAGCGCACAATACGCCCGCGAAATGGGTGTCACCCTCGCGCTGCAAAATCACAAGCCGCTCATCCGTGATCACAGCGACGTCCTGCGGATGGTTCGCGAAGTAAATTCACCGCATCTCAAAGTTTGTCTCGATGCCCCGCTCATGCCCGACAAGAGTCTCGCCGCGATGCGCGAAGCCGCGCGTGCTGTCGGCAAGCTGCAAGTGATGTCGCATTTCGGCGGCGAGTTCGACCGCAATCCCGATGGCAGCATCACGGGCGTGGATCGTATTGACGGCGTGGTCACGGGTGAAACCAATCAATATTACCGCGACTTCGCGAAGGCCATGCGCGAAATCGGTTATCACGGTTACACCAGTTACGAACTCTGCCATCAACTGCCCGTTGTTAATGGAAAAACGGTGGGCATCGAATTCGCCGACAAGAATGCGCAACTCGCCGCCGAGTTCATGCGCACGATCATCAAGGAAGAATACGCGAAGAAACCCGCCCAGGTTTTGCAACCGGTCGGAGCGTGA